A region from the Sorex araneus isolate mSorAra2 chromosome 6, mSorAra2.pri, whole genome shotgun sequence genome encodes:
- the C6H11orf68 gene encoding UPF0696 protein C11orf68 homolog, with the protein MAAAAAAVAGAGRGGAAEPRQERSRARGWTGAERGEGRRMEPGEEQEEEDSPGGREDGFTAEHLAAEAMAADMDPWLVFDARTTPATELDAWLAKYPPSQVTRYGEPGSPNSEPVGWIAAYGRGYVPNSGDVQGLQAAWEALQTGGRPITPGTLRQLAITHQVLSGKWLMHLAPGFKLDHAWAGIARAVVEGRLQVAKVSPRSKEGGRQVICVYTDDFTERLGVLEADAAIRAAGVKCLLTYKPDVYTYLGIYRANRWHLCPTLYESRFQLGGSARGSRVLDRANNVELT; encoded by the exons atggcggcggcggcggcggccgtggcgggggcggggcgcggcggcgcggcggaGCCCCGGCAGGAGCggagccgggcccggggctgGACCGGCGCGGAGCGCGGCGAGGGCCGGAG GATGGAGCCTGgcgaggagcaggaggaggaggactccCCCGGCGGCCGGGAGGACGGCTTCACCGCCGAGCACCTGGCCGCCGAGGCCATGGCGGCCGACATGGACCCCTGGCTGGTGTTTGACGCGCGCACCACCCCTGCCACGGAGCTGGATGCCTGGCTGGCCAAGTACCCACCTTCCCAAGTCACCCGCTACGGCGAGCCCGGCTCGCCCAACTCGGAGCCTGTGGGCTGGATTGCGGCCTACGGGCGAGGCTACGTCCCCAACTCCGGGGACGTGCAGGGCCTGCAGGCGGCCTGGGAGGCCCTGCAGACGGGCGGGCGGCCCATCACGCCGGGCACCCTGCGGCAGCTGGCCATCACCCACCAGGTGCTGTCGGGCAAGTGGCTGATGCATCTGGCCCCGGGCTTCAAGCTGGACCACGCCTGGGCTGGCATTGCCCGGGCAGTGGTGGAGGGCCGGCTCCAGGTGGCCAAAGTGAGCCCCCGCTCCAAGGAGGGGGGGCGCCAGGTGATCTGCGTGTACACGGACGACTTCACGGAGCGCCTGGGCGTGCTGGAGGCAGACGCGGCCATCCGCGCGGCGGGGGTCAAGTGTCTGCTCACCTACAAGCCCGATGTCTACACCTACCTGGGCATCTACCGCGCCAACCGCTGGCACCTCTGCCCCACGCTCTACGAGAGCCGTTTCCAGCTGGGGGGCAGTGCCCGCGGCTCCCGCGTGCTGGACCGCGCCAATAATGTGGAGCTCACCTAG
- the DRAP1 gene encoding dr1-associated corepressor — protein MPSKKKKYNARFPPARIKKIMQTDEEIGKVAAAVPVIISRALELFLESLLKKACQVTQSRNAKTMTTSHLKQCIELEQQFDFLKDLVAAVPDMQGDGEDNHMDGDKAARRGRKPGGTGRKNGGVGSKGKDKKLSGTDSEQEDESEDTDTEGEEEAPPAPAQPTHPPAHFQSPPTPFLPFNSTLPLPPAPPGPSAPNAEDEEDYDS, from the exons ATGCCGAGCAAGAAGAAGAAGTACAACGCGCGGTTTCCGCCG GCGCGGATCAAGAAGATCATGCAGACGGACGAGGAGATCGGGAAGGTGGCGGCGGCGGTACCTGTCATCATCT CCCGGGCGCTGGAGCTCTTCCTGGAGTCGCTGCTAAAGAAAGCGTGTCAAGTGACCCAGTCCCGCAACGCCAAGACCATGACCACGTCGCACCT GAAGCAGTGCATCGAGCTGGAGCAGCAGTTTGACTTCTTGAAGGACCTGGTGGCCGCAGTGCCCGACATGCAGGGGGACGGCGAAGATAACCACATGGATGGGGACAAGGCTGCCCGCAG GGGCCGGAAGCCTGGTGGCACTGGCCGGAAGAACGGTGGCGTGGGAAGCAAAGGCAAGGACAAGAAACTGTCCGGGACCGACTCGGAGCAGGAG GACGAGTCTGAGGACACAGAcacggagggggaggaggaggcgccccccgccccggcacagcccacccacccccctgcccactTTCAGAG CCCCCCGACGCCCTTCCTGCCCTTCAACTCTACTCtgcctctgcccccagcacccccgggccccTCAGCACCCAACGCAGAGGACGAAGAGGATTACGACTCCTAG